The Brassica oleracea var. oleracea cultivar TO1000 chromosome C6, BOL, whole genome shotgun sequence genome includes a region encoding these proteins:
- the LOC106296967 gene encoding amino acid permease 3, which produces MVQNQQEAFSVDMPRTGGSKCFDDDGRIKRTGSVWTASAHIITAVIGSGVLSLAWATAQLGWLAGPVVMLLFSIVTYFTSTLLAACYRSGDPISGKRNYTYMDAVRSNLGGVKVKLCGIVQYLNLFGVAIGYTIASAISMMAIKRSNCFHKSGGKDPCHMNSNPYMIAFGLVQIIFSQIPDFDQLWWLSILAAVMSFTYSSAGLALGIAQVVANGKVKGSLTGISIGAVTETQKIWRSFQALGDIAFAYSYSIILIEIQDTVKSPPSEEKTMKKATLVSVGVTTMFYMLCGCMGYAAFGDMSPGNLLTGFGFYNPYWLLDIANAAIVVHLVGAYQVYCQPLFAFIERQASTRFPDSDFIAKDIKIPIPGFKPFRLNFFRLIWRTVFVIITTLISMLLPFFNDVVGLLGALGFWPLTVYFPVEMYIEQKKIPRWSTQWVCLQVFSSACLVVSIAAAAGSIAGVVLDLKSYKPFQSNY; this is translated from the exons ATGGTTCAAAACCAGCAAGAAGCTTTTTCCGTCGACATGCCACGAACCGGTGGCTCCAAGTGCTTCGACGACGACGGCCGTATCAAACGAACTG GTAGTGTTTGGACGGCGAGCGCACACATCATAACGGCTGTGATAGGTTCAGGAGTCTTGTCACTAGCGTGGGCTACGGCACAGCTAGGTTGGCTCGCTGGACCGGTGGTGATGTTGCTCTTCTCCATCGTCACTTATTTCACTTCTACTCTCCTCGCCGCCTGTTACCGCTCCGGCGACCCTATCTCCGGCAAGAGGAACTACACTTACATGGACGCCGTCCGATCAAACCTAG GTGGCGTGAAGGTCAAGCTATGTGGCATAGTTCAGTATCTTAATCTCTTTGGTGTTGCAATAGGCTACACTATTGCTTCAGCTATAAGCATGAT GGCAATTAAGAGATCAAACTGTTTCCACAAAAGTGGAGGGAAAGATCCATGTCACATGAACAGTAACCCTTACATGATAGCTTTTGGTCTAGTCCAGATTATATTCTCTCAGATTCCAGATTTTGATCAGCTATGGTGGCTCTCTATCCTCGCTGCTGTCATGTCCTTCACTTATTCCTCTGCTGGTCTTGCTCTCGGCATAGCTCAAGTCGTAG CAAATGGGAAGGTGAAGGGAAGTCTCACAGGGATTAGCATAGGAGCTGTGACAGAGACACAGAAGATATGGAGAAGCTTCCAAGCTCTTGGAGACATTGCTTTTGCTTACTCTTACTCCATCATCCTCATAGAGATTCAG GATACAGTGAAGTCACCACCATCAGAAGAGAAAACAATGAAGAAGGCAACTCTTGTGAGCGTTGGTGTAACGACTATGTTCTACATGTTGTGTGGTTGCATGGGATATGCAGCCTTTGGAGACATGTCTCCAGGAAACCTCCTAACCGGTTTTGGGTTTTATAACCCTTATTGGCTTCTTGACATTGCAAATGCAGCCATTGTGGTTCACCTCGTTGGTGCATACCAAGTCTATTGCCAACCTTTATTCGCTTTCATAGAGAGACAAGCTTCTACTCGGTTCCCTGATAGCGACTTCATTGCTAAAGATATCAAGATCCCTATTCCAGGGTTCAAGCCTTTCCGTTTGAACTTCTTCAG GTTGATATGGAGGACAGTGTTTGTGATCATAACAACACTTATCTCAATGCTTCTTCCTTTCTTCAACGACGTTGTGGGGTTGCTAGGGGCACTTGGCTTTTGGCCATTGACGGTTTACTTTCCGGTGGAGATGTACATTGAGCAGAAGAAGATACCTAGATGGAGCACCCAATGGG TTTGTCTTCAAGTCTTCAGCTCAGCTTGTTTGGTAGTTAGCATTGCTGCGGCTGCAGGGTCGATAGCTGGAGTTGTTCTTGATCTCAAGTCATACAAGCCATTTCAAAGCAACTACTAA
- the LOC106300131 gene encoding cyclin-A1-2 isoform X2: MSSSRNLPKENPLSRPSVVAKTRAPLGDVVNRRNPLGDITNQKTGSRISAPSSTLVKKRPAFDYMERVQSNINASMRTILIDWLVEVAEEYRLLPETLYLAVNCLDRYLSGNVITKQNLQLLGVSCMMIASKYEEVCVPQVESFCYITDNTYSRNELLEMESSVLNYLKFELTTPTAKCFLRRFVRAAKGKKEVTSLLFESLASYLSELSLLDYAMLRYAPSLVAASAVFLAQCILHPSRKPWSSTLEHYTSYRAKHLEGCVKNLLQLCHESPSADVVAVRKKYSQDKYKFAAKKFCPTSLPQELFL; the protein is encoded by the exons ATGTCTTCCTCGAGGAATCTACCCAAGGAGAATCCACTTTCTCGCCCCAGCGTAGTGGCCAAGACTCGAGCCCCACTCGGCGACGTCGTGAACCGCCGTAATCCACTCGGAGACATCACGAATCAGAAGACCGGATCTAGAATCTCCGCTCCGTCGTCTACTCTC GTGAAGAAAAGGCCTGCTTTTGATTACATGGAGAGAGTTCAGTCTAACATCAATGCTAGCATGCGTACTATACTCATTGACTGGCTCGTTGAG GTTGCTGAAGAGTATAGGCTTTTGCCAGAGACGTTGTATTTGGCGGTGAACTGTTTAGACAGGTATCTTTCAGGGAATGTGATTACCAAGCAAAACCTGCAGTTGCTTGGTGTTTCGTGCATGATGATTGCATC AAAATATGAAGAAGTGTGTGTGCCTCAAGTGGAGAGTTTCTGTTACATCACTGATAACACATACTCAAGAAACGAG CTTCTGGAGATGGAGTCTTCTGTTCTGAATTACTTGAAGTTCGAATTAACAACTCCAACAGCAAAATGTTTCTTGAG GCGCTTTGTTCGTGCTGCTAAAGGCAAAAAGGAG GTCACGTCACTGCTGTTTGAGTCACTAGCGAGTTATCTCAGCGAATTATCTCTCTTGGATTACGCTATGCTTCGCTACGCTCCATCACTTGTTGCAGCCTCTGCTGTTTTCTTGGCACAATGCATATTACACCCTTCAAGAAAACCATGG AGCTCTACGTTGGAGCATTACACATCGTACAGGGCTAAACATTTGGAAGGATGCGTTAAGAATCTTCTTCAGCTATGTCATGAGAGTCCCTCAGCCGATGTAGTTGCAGTCAGAAAGAAGTACAGTCAAGACAAA TACAAGTTTGCAGCAAAGAAGTTTTGCCCCACCTCACTGCCACAAGAGCTCTTCCTCTGA
- the LOC106300132 gene encoding uncharacterized protein LOC106300132, with the protein MAIVAAVDDSFKRPGTVPFSWEVRPGVPKTRVSQPGTGTGNAPLLQPPKKLSPLRLKPLSHSQPLLPPALSPPSSSFISSSKSRSLSPLAPSFPTPSKLKPPPPSQSGLYSPAPSFRSTPRAFSERWQLNRHDRVRPGSESAPRPDFAFAGLGCFPTPKFRLRKSKTGGRRKTGSRLDRDYCSDMETMSPWTASSRRSVSPRWDSPKSSFSSLRFSPRLASEAEWVGFGLF; encoded by the coding sequence ATGGCTATTGTTGCTGCCGTTGATGATTCTTTCAAGAGACCAGGAACTGTACCTTTCAGCTGGGAGGTCCGACCCGGTGTACCGAAGACCCGAGTTTCTCAACCCGGAACCGGAACCGGAAACGCTCCTCTTCTTCAGCCACCCAAGAAACTCTCTCCTCTCCGGTTAAAACCGTTGTCTCACTCCCAGCCGCTTCTCCCGCCGGCGCTATCTCCGCCGTCGTCTTCTTTCATCTCCAGCTCCAAGAGCCGCTCTCTATCTCCTCTCGCCCCTTCATTTCCAACTCCGTCGAAGCTCAAACCGCCGCCGCCGTCTCAGTCCGGACTCTACTCTCCGGCGCCTTCTTTCCGTTCGACCCCGCGCGCTTTCTCCGAGCGGTGGCAGCTCAACCGCCATGACCGGGTCAGACCCGGATCCGAGTCCGCGCCCAGACCCGACTTTGCTTTCGCCGGGCTCGGGTGTTTCCCGACGCCGAAGTTTAGGCTGAGGAAGAGCAAGACCGGTGGTCGGAGAAAAACCGGGTCGAGGCTGGACAGGGACTACTGCTCCGATATGGAGACGATGTCGCCGTGGACCGCTTCTAGCCGGAGATCGGTTTCTCCGAGATGGGACTCGCCGAAGTCGTCGTTCTCTTCGCTCCGGTTCTCGCCGCGACTCGCCAGCGAAGCTGAATGGGTCGGGTTTGGGCTCTTTTAA
- the LOC106300131 gene encoding cyclin-A1-2 isoform X1, producing MSSSRNLPKENPLSRPSVVAKTRAPLGDVVNRRNPLGDITNQKTGSRISAPSSTLVHCSNKIGKSKKAPKPPKSNVLVPYEDIESSFVAESDLGNDDDDEVDDIDSNLVDPQLCGAFACDIYEHLRSSEVKKRPAFDYMERVQSNINASMRTILIDWLVEVAEEYRLLPETLYLAVNCLDRYLSGNVITKQNLQLLGVSCMMIASKYEEVCVPQVESFCYITDNTYSRNELLEMESSVLNYLKFELTTPTAKCFLRRFVRAAKGKKEVTSLLFESLASYLSELSLLDYAMLRYAPSLVAASAVFLAQCILHPSRKPWSSTLEHYTSYRAKHLEGCVKNLLQLCHESPSADVVAVRKKYSQDKYKFAAKKFCPTSLPQELFL from the exons ATGTCTTCCTCGAGGAATCTACCCAAGGAGAATCCACTTTCTCGCCCCAGCGTAGTGGCCAAGACTCGAGCCCCACTCGGCGACGTCGTGAACCGCCGTAATCCACTCGGAGACATCACGAATCAGAAGACCGGATCTAGAATCTCCGCTCCGTCGTCTACTCTC GTGCATTGTTCGAATAAGATCGGGAAATCAAAGAAGGCACCGAAACCTCCCAAATCGAACGTGCTCGTTCCTTACGAAGACATCGAATCATCCTTCGTTGCAGAGTCAGATTTGGGAAATGATGATGATGATGAGGTTGATGATATTGATAGTAACCTCGTGGATCCACAGCTTTGTGGTGCCTTTGCTTGCGATATCTACGAGCATTTGCGTTCATCCGAG GTGAAGAAAAGGCCTGCTTTTGATTACATGGAGAGAGTTCAGTCTAACATCAATGCTAGCATGCGTACTATACTCATTGACTGGCTCGTTGAG GTTGCTGAAGAGTATAGGCTTTTGCCAGAGACGTTGTATTTGGCGGTGAACTGTTTAGACAGGTATCTTTCAGGGAATGTGATTACCAAGCAAAACCTGCAGTTGCTTGGTGTTTCGTGCATGATGATTGCATC AAAATATGAAGAAGTGTGTGTGCCTCAAGTGGAGAGTTTCTGTTACATCACTGATAACACATACTCAAGAAACGAG CTTCTGGAGATGGAGTCTTCTGTTCTGAATTACTTGAAGTTCGAATTAACAACTCCAACAGCAAAATGTTTCTTGAG GCGCTTTGTTCGTGCTGCTAAAGGCAAAAAGGAG GTCACGTCACTGCTGTTTGAGTCACTAGCGAGTTATCTCAGCGAATTATCTCTCTTGGATTACGCTATGCTTCGCTACGCTCCATCACTTGTTGCAGCCTCTGCTGTTTTCTTGGCACAATGCATATTACACCCTTCAAGAAAACCATGG AGCTCTACGTTGGAGCATTACACATCGTACAGGGCTAAACATTTGGAAGGATGCGTTAAGAATCTTCTTCAGCTATGTCATGAGAGTCCCTCAGCCGATGTAGTTGCAGTCAGAAAGAAGTACAGTCAAGACAAA TACAAGTTTGCAGCAAAGAAGTTTTGCCCCACCTCACTGCCACAAGAGCTCTTCCTCTGA